A section of the Oryza sativa Japonica Group chromosome 1, ASM3414082v1 genome encodes:
- the LOC4324770 gene encoding myb-related protein 308: MGRSPCCEKAHTNKGAWTKEEDQRLIAYIKAHGEGCWRSLPKAAGLLRCGKSCRLRWMNYLRPDLKRGNFTDDDDELIIKLHALLGNKWSLIAGQLPGRTDNEIKNYWNTHIKRKLLSRGIDPQTHRPVSAGSSAAAASGLTTTASTAAFPSLAPAPPPQQHRLHNPVHAAAPSNASFARSAASPPSEDGHSSSGGSSDAPRCPDLNLDLDLDLSMSLPSSPPKTPAAASSTTASRHHHHQQQKTICLCYHLGVRNGDVCSCKAAAPSPAGPRAFRFLRPLEEGQYI, translated from the exons ATGGGGAGGTCGCCATGCTGCGAGAAGGCGCACACGAACAAGGGGGCGTGGACGAAGGAGGAGGACCAGCGGCTGATCGCCTACATCAAGGCGCACGGCGAGGGTTGCTGGCGGTCGCTGCCCAAGGCGGCGGGGCTCCTCCGCTGCGGCAAGAGCTGCCGCCTCCGCTGGATGAACTACCTCCGCCCCGACCTCAAGCGCGGCAActtcaccgacgacgacgacgagctcatcatcaagctccacgcccttCTCGGCAACAA GTGGTCGTTGATTGCGGGGCAGCTGCCGGGGAGGACGGACAACGAGATCAAGAACTACTGGAACACGCACATCAAGCGCAAGCTCCTGAGCCGGGGCATCGACCCGCAGACGCACCGGCCGGTCAGCGCcgggagcagcgccgccgcggcgagcgggcTGACCACGACGGCCAGCACCGCCGCCTTTCCGTCCcttgcgccggcgccgccgccgcagcagcacaGGCTACACAACCCGGTGCACGCCGCGGCGCCGAGCAATGCGAGCTTCGCCAGGTCCGCGGCGTCCCCGCCGTCGGAGGACGGccacagcagcagcggcggcagctcggACGCGCCGCGGTGCCCCGACCTCAACCTCGACCTCGACCTCGACCTGTCCATGAGCCTGCCGAGCTCGCCGCCCAagacgccggccgccgcgtcgtccaCGACCGCGTCgcgccaccatcaccaccagcaGCAGAAGACCATCTGCCTCTGCTACCACCTCGGCGTCCGCAACGGCGACGTCTGCAGCTGCAAGgcggccgcgccatcgccggccGGCCCACGCGCGTTCCGGTTTCTCAGGCCACTGGAGGAGGGCCAGTACATATAG
- the LOC4324768 gene encoding protein PSK SIMULATOR 1 has protein sequence MGGLCSKGSAVDKSPSDTTLGPDRVVRGHERGGAGVGVGKEERKTVAREAAAKRIQEQQQQQRQQPASVQEAPASRAPIDARELPWDGVPNLARLPSQKSGMGVAKASAAKVSEVSSILGRASTVGLGKAVEVLDTLGSSMANLNINSGFGSGTTTKGNKISILAFEVANTIVKGCNLMRALSKESIKHLKEVVLHSEGVQNLISKDMDELLKIYAADKREELKVFSTEVVRFGNRCKDPQWHNLDRYFDKFASERTPQHHLKEEAESVMQQLVTCVQCTAELYHEMHALDRFEQDYQRKQQEEDGSSVHQRGENLNILKQEVKSQRKHVKSLQKKSLWSKNLEEVMEKLVDIVHFLHLEIHNAFGRSDNEESQEPTKRRNRLGPAGLALHYANIISQIDTLVSRSSSIPPNTRDALYQSLPPTVKSSLRSKVNSFVVNEEVTAAQIKAEMEKTLRWLVPIANNTTKAHHGFGWVGEWANTGSEVNCKPTGQMDLTRIETLYHADKEKTETHILELVAWLHHLISRSKSANGERSPIKSPVRSPTQRGHTITLSPNKASSNSSPLLTQEDQDMLRDVKYRKFIPGISKSQEFETKSRHSKQSRLSKSNSHSPSSGNMKELLSIRRMLPVIDFEIDRTKAMDLIDRVDNLKSTVRT, from the exons ATGGGGGGCCTTTGCTCGAAGGGATCGGCGGTGGACAAGTCGCCCAGCGACACCACGCTCGGTCCCGACCGGGTGGTCCGTGGCCATGAGCGTGGCGGCGCTGGCGTTGGCgtggggaaggaggagaggaagacggTTGCGAGGGAGGCTGCTGCCAAGAGGAtccaggagcagcagcagcagcaacggcaGCAGCCTGCATCGGTCCAGGAAGCCCCGGCTTCTAGAGCGCCCATTGATGCCAGGGAGTTGCCATGGGATGGCGTGCCGAACTTGGCACGGTTGCCGTCGCAGAAATCCGGGATGGGTGTGGCGAAAGCCAGCGCCGCCAAG GTTTCAGAAGTAAGCTCAATTTTGGGGAGGGCTAGTACTGTTGGGCTTGGGAAAGCAGTGGAAGTGCTAGACACACTTGGTAGTAGCATGGCAAATTTGAATATAAATAGTGGATTTGGATCAGGAACTACAACAAAGGGCAACAAAATATCTATTTTAGCATTTGAGGTTGCCAATACAATAGTCAAAGGTTGCAATTTGATGCGGGCTCTTTCAAAAGAGAGCATAAAGCATTTAAAAGAAGTAGTTCTTCATTCAGAAGGTGTTCAGAATCTTATATCGAAAGATATGGATGAATTACTAAAGATATATGCTGCTGACAAAAG GGAAGAGTTGAAAGTGTTTTCTACAGAAGTTGTTCGCTTTGGAAACCGCTGCAAGGATCCTCAGTGGCATAACTTGGATCGCTACTTTGACAA GTTTGCATCAGAACGGACACCTCAGCATCACTTGAAAGAAGAGGCAGAATCAGTGATGCAACAATTGGTGACTTGTGTTCAGTGCACAGCT gaactataCCATGAAATGCATGCACTGGATAGATTTGAACAAGATTATCAGCGCAAACAGCAGGAAGAGGATGGTTCAAGTGTACACCAAAGAG GTGAAAACCTGAACATACTAAAGCAGGAAGTGAAAAGCCAACGCAAGCATGTTAAAAGCTTGCAGAAAAAGTCTCTCTGGTCGAAGAATTTGGAAGAG GTCATGGAAAAGCTCGTAGACATTGTGCATTTCTTACATTTGGAGATCCATAATGCCTTTGGGCGCTCAG ACAATGAAGAATCACAAGAACCTACCAAACGACGTAATAGATTGGGTCCAGCAGGCCTTGCACTGCATTACGCCAATATCATCAGTCAGATCGATACTCTT GTTTCTCGATCTAGTTCTATTCCTCCAAACACAAGAGATGCATTATACCAAAGTTTGCCACCGACTGTAAAATCGTCCTTGCGTTCTAAGGTGAATTCATTTGTGGTCAATGAAGAG GTTACTGCTGCTCAAATCAAGGCTGAAATGGAGAAGACTTTGCGGTGGCTTGTCCCAATTGCAAATAACACCACCAA GGCTCACCATGGTTTTGGTTGGGTTGGAGAGTGGGCAAATACAGG GTCAGAAGTGAACTGCAAACCAACAGGACAAATGGACCTGACCCGAATTGAGACACTGTACCATGCTGACAAAGAAAAGACCGAAACACATATCCTCGAGCTTGTTGCATGGCTTCATCATCTTATTAGTCGATCTAAATCCGCTAATGGCGAGCGGTCTCCCATCAAATCTCCTGTTCGATCGCCTACACAAAGGGGCCATACAATCACATTATCTCCAAACAAAGCCAGCAGCAATTCATCACCTCTTCTTACCCAAGAAGATCAAGATATGCTAAGGGATGTCAAGTACAGGAAATTCATCCCTGGTATAAGCAAAAGCCAAGAGTTCGAGACTaagtccagacatagcaagcaAAGCAGGTTGAGCAAAAGTAATAGTCACTCACCAAGCAGTGGCAACATGAAAGAGTTGCTATCAATCAGGAGGATGCTTCCTGTCATCGACTTTGAGATCGATAGGACAAAAGCTATGGACTTAATTGATAGAGTCGATAATCTAAAAAGTACAGTAAGGACTTAG
- the LOC4324769 gene encoding uncharacterized protein — protein sequence MHRLVPRAAASFLGAPPLLTTQAGPLLAARSGPPNPSRLRLRLSPWRLLRSRRGLSCSADAAKRCGDDDAEEDGEQSVAGGGGSRPVVDRRQRSRGDAAMGSGELLAIPGVGPRNLRKLVDKGFDGVAQLKQLYRDKFFGKSNEKMVEFLQSSVGIIHKNHAESITLFIKESVDEELKGTDSPNVSKNKRLTFCVEGNISVGKTTFLQRIANETIELRDLVEIVPEPIAKWQDVGPDHFNILDAFYAEPQRYAYTFQNYVFVTRVMQEKESSSGIKPLRLMERSVFSDRMVFVRAVHEANWMNEMEISIYDSWFDPVVSSLPGLIPDGFIYLRASPDTCHKRMMVRKRSEEGGVTLDYLRGLHEKHESWLLPSKGQGPGVLSVSQVPVHMEGSLPPDIRERVFYLEGDHMHSSIQKVPALVLDCEHDIDFNKDIEAKRQYARQVAEFFEFVKKKKEDPSAESSGGDKSTNKQIMLPHRGGLWVPEGNPLPGSALNSLDFRRAMSSFLSA from the exons ATGCACAGGCTCgtaccccgcgccgccgcctccttcctcggCGCCCCGCCGCTGCTCACCACCCAGGCGGGCCCGCTTCTCGCCGCGCGTTCGGgcccaccaaaccctagccgcctccgcctccgcctctccccgTGGCGGCTGCTGCGCTCGAGGAGGGGGCTCTCCTGCTCCGCCGATgcggcgaagaggtgcggggaTGATGATGCCGAGGAGGATGGCGAGCAGAGCGTCGCCGGGGGAGGTGGGAGCCGTCCGGTGGTGGATAGGAGGCAGAGAAGTCGGGGCGATGCGGCGATGGGGAGCGGCGAGCTGCTCGCGATTCCTGGAGTCGGGCCGCGCAACCTGAGGAAGCTCGTGGACAAGGGATTCGATGGCGTGGCACAGCTCAAGCAGCTGTACAGGGAtaag TTCTTTGGCAAGTCCAATGAGAAAATGGTTGAGTTCTTGCAAAGTTCTGTTGGCATCATACACAAGAATCATGCTGAGAGTATAACTTTGTTCATTAAAGAAAGTGTTGATGAAGAGCTGAAAGGAACTGACTCACCAAATGTTTCCAAAAATAAGAGGCTGACCTTTTGTGTGGAAGGGAACATCAGTGTCGGAAAAACTACATTCCTTCAAAGAATTGCCAATGAGACCATCGAATTACGTGACCTTGTAGAGATAGTGCCTGAACCTATTGCTAAATGGCAAGATGTTGGCCCTGATCACTTCAACATACTTGATGCTTTCTATGCTGAGCCACAGAGGTATGCATACACTTTCCAGAATTATGTGTTTGTTACAAGGGTCATGCAAGAGAAGGAATCTTCAAGTGGCATAAAGCCTCTCAGGTTGATGGAAAGAAGTGTTTTCAGTGATAGAATG GTTTTTGTTCGTGCTGTCCATGAAGCCAACTGGATGAACGAGATGGAGATCAGCATCTATGACTCCTGGTTTGACCCAGTGGTGTCATCACTCCCAGGACTTATTCCAGATGGTTTTATTTATCTAAGAGCTAGTCCCGACACTTGCCACAAAAGAATGATGGTTCGGAAAAGATCTGAAGAGGGTGGTGTTACTCTTGATTACCTTCGAGGTTTGCATGAGAAACATGAGAGCTGGCTGCTTCCTTCCAAAGGACAAGGTCCTGGTGTATTATCGGTCAGTCAAGTTCCAGTCCATATGGAGGGCTCTTTGCCTCCGGATATAAGAGAACGAGTATTCTACTTAGAAGGAGATCATATGCATTCTAGTATCCAGAAG GTTCCTGCTCTGGTCCTCGACTGCGAACATGACATTGATTTTAACAAGGATATTGAAGCCAAACGACA ATATGCCCGACAAGTTGCGGAGTTCTTTGAATttgtaaagaaaaagaaagaagatcCTTCTGCGGAGTCAAGTGGTGGTGATAAGAGTACCAACAAACAGATTATGCTTCCCCACAGAGGTGGTTTGTGGGTTCCCGAAGGTAACCCTTTACCAGGATCTGCTCTGAACTCTCTGGATTTCAGAAGAGCAATGTCTTCCTTCCTCTCAGCTTAG